Genomic window (Kwoniella botswanensis chromosome 1, complete sequence):
CACCCTTCCactcatacatacatagGCAATCAACACCGACACAATGTCAGCAatcgcctcttcctcctcttcagccCCTCAACCAAACCCAGGAGGGatcatcactcaacctcCACCCCCATCGACACTGAGAGAATCAAGAATCGCAACTCACAGTCATATCAAGGGGTTGGGTCTCGCCGACGATGGGACAGCCATGGACTTCTCACAGGGTTTCATAGGTCAGAATCTAGCGAGGGAAGCATTGGGATTACATTTGAGTTTGTTGAAATTGGGTAGACATTCCGGTAGACCTTTGTTACTTGTTGGACCACCGGGGACTggtaaggtgagttggggACTACCCGTATGGGATATGAGGAGTAAAGGGATTGGAAGGTTTGGATATGTTTTATAATCATACACAAGATCACTCTTCTATCTGATTATTGGGGCTCTCTGGATATCATCAGTCACCAGAGTAGGACCACAGTCAGAACAATATATGTTGCGTATAGgaaggagtggaagaagataccAATTAGAAACACGTTCATACGCTGACTTCTAAAATACAACCCTAGACCGCCCTCGCTCTCGCTCTCAGTCAAGAACTAGGCTCCAAAGTACCGTTCTGCGCGATGGTGGGATCAGAAGTGTATTCTGGAGAAGTCAAGAAGACGGAAGTGTTGGGCAGTTGTTTCAGACGTGCTATAGGTGGGTCATTCCGGCAGATGGGATTATCCTGCATCCCATTTTCCAGACAAAGTCAAGCTAACGTCATCTCCGTGTCCTCCAGGCCTTCGAATCAAAGAGACCAAAGAAGTGTACGAAGGAGAGGTGACCGAGCTCACCCCATCCGAGGCTGAAAACCCCCTATCAGGCTATGGCAAAACCATCTCACACGTTATTGTCGGTCTCAAGACAGTCAAGGGGACCAAACAACTTCGACTGGATCCATCAGTCTACGAAGCTATACAGAAAGAAAGAGTCGTTATCGGAGATGTAATTTACATAGAAGCCAATACAGGTGCTGTCAAGCGTGTTGGTCGATCAGATGCGTACGCGTCAGAATACGATTTGGAAGCCGAGGAGTATGTTCCCTTACCGAAAGGTGATGTACACAAGAGGAAAGAATTGGTACAGGATGTTACGTTGaatgatttggatatggCAAATGCGAAACCTCAAGGAGGTCAGGATATCATGTCTGTCATGGGTCAGTTGGTcaaaggaggaagaacagaagTGACAGATaagttgaggaaggaaatcAATAAAGTGGTTGATAAGTATATCGAACAGGGGGTGGCAGAGCTGGTTCCTGGTGTGttgttcatcgatgaagTGAGTTTCAGAGTTTACCCTTCATTCTATTGTAACCTGTCCTGTCTTTAGTCTAACTTGGTGATCACACCGACtaatcttgttgatcttttcaCTG
Coding sequences:
- a CDS encoding RuvB-like helicase 1, whose translation is MSAIASSSSSAPQPNPGGIITQPPPPSTLRESRIATHSHIKGLGLADDGTAMDFSQGFIGQNLAREALGLHLSLLKLGRHSGRPLLLVGPPGTGKTALALALSQELGSKVPFCAMVGSEVYSGEVKKTEVLGSCFRRAIGLRIKETKEVYEGEVTELTPSEAENPLSGYGKTISHVIVGLKTVKGTKQLRLDPSVYEAIQKERVVIGDVIYIEANTGAVKRVGRSDAYASEYDLEAEEYVPLPKGDVHKRKELVQDVTLNDLDMANAKPQGGQDIMSVMGQLVKGGRTEVTDKLRKEINKVVDKYIEQGVAELVPGVLFIDEVHMLDMECFTYLNRALESPLSPYVVLASNRGICTIRGTEYDGILGSSSEGIRSPHGIPIDLLDRCMIVKTSLYKKEEIKRILEMRCKIENIQITGEALDKLAEQGEKTSLRFVLQLLTPSNILNKTKTGATGGGVSMEDIEELNDLFLDAKRSTGILKDLEDLENKY